The window ATTTCAGAAAGTCGGTGTTCATGCACATTTACTTGTAGCAATAAGGAAAGTGGGTTGCAAAACTTACCAGAGCATAGGCCTGTGGCTGTGCAACAGCGGCATTACCAGGTATAGCTGAATTTATTAAATAACCAGCTGAGCCTCCAAATACAGCTCCAACAGCAGCCCCAATCATCAGGCTTGGAGCATATAGCCCTCCAACGAGGCCAGAGCCCTTGCAGAGGGCGGTTGCGACTACCTTTGCAGCTGCGAGTTGAGTTAACAACCAGATACCAGGAGCAGAAGCACTTTTCCCAGTATGCAGTATTTCTTCAACATTTGTGAAACCCCAGTATAAAATCCCTGGATATTTCAGAGCTATGAGGCCTGCCCCCAGCCCACCCAAAGCAGGGTACACTATAATAGGAAAatcaaacttttcctttatctGCCCAAATAACCTTGAAAACCACACTACCAGACGGTCAAATACCACACTGACTGCTCCACAGAGCATTCCTAAGATGAGATACAGGGGTAGCTCTGCAGACAGGTTGaagatataaaaaaaattacgaTAACCATAAAGGGACACATTTTCACATTCAAATGACAAAAATAGGAGGGCCAACATCACAGAATATTGAGATTTCTGAATGGAACTTGAAAGTTTTATAGAAAAGGTCAATCCAGGAACTTATGAGAAAATCACAAAATCCTTGCAAGGGGTGCCCCACAGCTTGATAAAAAAGGGTAGCTACTAAAAGTACGTAAGGATCAGAGCAGCTACCTGCAGCAGATTTTAGCTCATATGCTGGCACTATAAGAGCTGGTCTTGCTCCAAGCAAAACATTTGATACAGTAGATGATATAACAGATGCCAATATTATCATTGCAGTTGTAAATGGAGGCGAATTTTCTGCTTTAAGGGGCCTCAATACAGTTTCAATGGCAAAGAAGCACCCAGCAACAGCTGCATTGAATCCTGAAAAGCCACACACCAGGAGCAGTATGTAAGCAAAACTATATCATGAAAAAGAGTGAAATCATATATTGGAAGTCAAAACTGAGTAGGGCTATTGAACAGCATTGTGACTACTAGTCATTAGCTATTCTATTTCAGGGGGGTTCTTGTTATAATGATCGCAACTCTATGTTTACTCTATTTAATATAGTTGTTGAATAGCCAAAGGCCAATTTTCTAAGAAAATGAAAGTTGACATGTCAATAGCATCTAACTCTTTTCGCATATCCAACACAACCAGGTCTTAGATGACACTAGCATTTTGTTATCCTTCATTGAATGAAAACTATACCTGATGCGatgccagcagcagcaccagcagcaacaAGGGCAATCCTTCTTTCCCGGTTATTCTCCATCATTTCTGAGCATGCATTTGCGCACGACTTGCCAATATCCACACTAGGACCTTCAGGCCCCAATGAACAGCCAGTCCCTAGAGTAACAGCAGCCTGGATAGCCTTTACGGTTGGGAAGATTGCTCCAAGAAAGTTGATTCCTTGCCTCTGCCCTGATTTCACAAGTTTTAGCTGCTCAAATACCTCGAGCAACCCATGCATCATTCCTACAACCACACCTCCGGTCACTGGGATCAATAATATCCTGTGCCAAGTATCAGCTAGCCTCTGCAGGCGGAGCCAAGCTGCACCTTCGTTGGGAGTACCTGCCCATGCCCATTCATGGATGACATGAACCTAGCAAAGCCATTAAGGCAGCTGTATATGGAATCAGTTGTTCAAGATGCAATCACAAAACATAGCTATTTTCAAACTGAAGTATTCGGGTCAGAGATAATTACACATTAGCATAATGTGGTACTCCATTTTCAAACCAAGTAGGTTTTAAACAATTTTATTGTGTTTGGACATCCGTC is drawn from Panicum virgatum strain AP13 chromosome 1N, P.virgatum_v5, whole genome shotgun sequence and contains these coding sequences:
- the LOC120657064 gene encoding chloride channel protein CLC-f-like isoform X2 → MMHGLLEVFEQLKLVKSGQRQGINFLGAIFPTVKAIQAAVTLGTGCSLGPEGPSVDIGKSCANACSEMMENNRERRIALVAAGAAAGIASGFNAAVAGCFFAIETVLRPLKAENSPPFTTAMIILASVISSTVSNVLLGARPALIVPAYELKSAAELPLYLILGMLCGAVSVVFDRLVVWFSRLFGQIKEKFDFPIIVYPALGGLGAGLIALKYPGILYWGFTNVEEILHTGKSASAPGIWLLTQLAAAKVVATALCKGSGLVGGLYAPSLMIGAAVGAVFGGSAGYLINSAIPGNAAVAQPQAYALVGMAATLASVCSVPLTSVLLLFELTKDYRILLPLMGAVGLAIWVPSVVNQPNDNEPSGFRTPRRGYSSISSEDRNGSSKRADGADDLELSIIQSGINNYGTYNEEMLLDDLKVSQAMSKIYVKVLPSATVTEAFKLLRDNQQNCALVVDPEDYLEGIITLGDIRRMGFELHEESFIDDVDYPKTDNSSSISSCVTRGFHYRGSERGLLTCFPDTDLTTAKNLMEARGIKQLPVVKRGVGHRTTGKRKPIALLHYDSIGCCLREEIENWKTIYQRMAC